A portion of the Bacteroidales bacterium genome contains these proteins:
- a CDS encoding helix-turn-helix domain-containing protein, which produces MKVLYQDEHLKCFNYSTEEDALINLKSYNRGEIIEIKPPNNLIAILMSGEMSFSYGEILNNKFNPGDILLHPHHSKCVINVLQNSTVMFFVLRTDLTFCDHFSFEKLYNNKIERNDPSPYILKSNKLIKDFFVMLQKYMTVGIRCSYFLEIKIKEFFFLLRTFYTKEDLNNFFYPILNSDFDFAVQVFRQYKKVANVKELAETWNYSLSGFEKRFKKVFGETAYQWKQHQRAKDVYHEINCTNKTFAEIAFEFDFSSPAHFHNFCKKYFHNTPGNVRKRDRELR; this is translated from the coding sequence ATGAAAGTTTTATACCAAGATGAACATTTAAAATGTTTTAATTACAGCACCGAAGAAGATGCGCTGATAAATTTGAAATCTTATAATAGGGGTGAAATTATTGAGATTAAACCTCCGAATAATCTTATAGCAATACTAATGTCCGGAGAAATGAGTTTTTCATACGGCGAAATATTAAATAATAAATTTAATCCGGGCGATATATTATTACATCCTCATCATTCAAAATGTGTTATTAATGTATTGCAGAATTCAACCGTTATGTTTTTTGTTTTGAGAACCGATCTTACTTTTTGCGATCATTTTTCTTTTGAAAAACTTTACAATAATAAAATTGAAAGAAATGACCCCAGCCCATATATTCTTAAAAGTAATAAGTTGATTAAGGACTTTTTTGTAATGTTACAGAAATATATGACTGTTGGGATCAGATGTTCATATTTTTTGGAAATAAAAATTAAAGAATTCTTTTTTCTTTTAAGGACCTTTTATACAAAGGAAGATCTTAATAATTTTTTCTATCCGATTTTAAATAGTGATTTTGATTTCGCTGTTCAAGTTTTTAGGCAATATAAAAAGGTTGCAAACGTAAAGGAATTAGCAGAGACATGGAATTATAGCTTATCGGGATTCGAGAAGCGTTTTAAAAAAGTTTTTGGTGAAACTGCCTACCAATGGAAACAACATCAAAGGGCAAAAGATGTTTATCATGAAATTAATTGTACAAATAAAACTTTTGCCGAAATAGCCTTTGAATTTGATTTCTCATCACCGGCACATTTTCATAACTTCTGTAAGAAATATTTTCATAACACTCCGGGAAATGTTAGAAAAAGAGATAGAGAATTAAGATAA
- a CDS encoding RNA-binding protein: MNIFIGSLPYKVKDSDLKQLFEEYGEVNSAKVITDRQTGRSKGFGFVDMPDDELAKRAINELNGTEIQGRTIVVNEANEREERSNRYNDRKKY; this comes from the coding sequence ATGAACATTTTTATTGGAAGCTTGCCTTATAAAGTTAAGGACAGCGATTTAAAACAACTCTTCGAAGAGTATGGAGAAGTGAACTCAGCAAAAGTTATTACAGACAGACAAACAGGAAGAAGCAAAGGTTTCGGTTTTGTTGACATGCCTGATGACGAATTAGCTAAAAGAGCAATCAATGAACTTAATGGCACTGAAATTCAAGGCCGTACTATAGTCGTTAATGAAGCTAACGAAAGAGAAGAAAGAAGTAATAGATATAATGACAGAAAAAAGTATTAA
- a CDS encoding beta-lactamase family protein — protein sequence MEVFVLKIKYLLLIIVCFCFTSCLKEEKLKTEFVTFVPETLNDGWIISSPYDEQMDEKKLEDIYRYFHENNDLWQVRSLLVFKNDKLISESYTKSESDKTEPAAIWSCTKQVLGLLTGIAIDSGFIVSTDDKISYYLPQIVDNFPDKADISIDNLLTMQSGIAFENDGFNGQSAQLLRQIPDNSLNFVLSLQMQNPQGTVFNYNDGDPHIISAIIQKQTGATVKDWANTVLFSQLNIKNWDWIVYKDNITMGAFGILMTPRELAKIGQCILNKGMWNGKRIVSEEWIERMTSVEVEHTNVGKSFGYYWWIDIERDIVFMYGHGGQFVFIDSGKNLMVVITSEPNTQGKYMFSLEKSLEVFDMIKETIYE from the coding sequence ATGGAAGTTTTCGTTTTAAAAATAAAATATTTATTATTGATAATTGTCTGTTTCTGTTTTACTTCGTGTTTGAAGGAAGAAAAACTGAAAACGGAATTTGTTACTTTTGTTCCCGAAACGCTCAATGACGGTTGGATTATTTCTTCGCCTTATGATGAACAAATGGATGAAAAAAAACTGGAAGATATTTATCGTTATTTCCATGAAAACAACGACTTGTGGCAAGTGCGGAGTCTTTTGGTTTTCAAAAATGATAAGTTAATTTCGGAAAGTTATACAAAATCCGAAAGTGATAAAACGGAACCGGCCGCAATCTGGTCGTGTACGAAACAGGTTTTGGGATTGCTTACGGGAATTGCAATTGATTCCGGATTTATTGTTTCAACAGACGATAAAATAAGTTATTACCTGCCGCAGATTGTTGATAATTTCCCAGATAAAGCTGATATTTCTATTGATAATTTATTGACGATGCAATCCGGAATTGCTTTTGAAAATGATGGCTTTAACGGTCAGTCAGCCCAACTTTTGCGACAAATTCCCGATAATAGTCTGAATTTTGTACTTTCTTTGCAGATGCAGAATCCTCAAGGTACGGTTTTCAATTATAACGACGGCGATCCCCATATAATTTCGGCAATTATCCAAAAGCAAACCGGCGCAACTGTTAAGGATTGGGCAAATACGGTTCTTTTCTCGCAATTGAATATAAAAAACTGGGATTGGATTGTTTATAAAGATAACATTACAATGGGCGCCTTTGGTATTTTAATGACACCGCGCGAGCTTGCGAAAATCGGACAGTGCATTTTGAATAAAGGAATGTGGAATGGAAAACGGATTGTCTCGGAAGAATGGATTGAAAGAATGACGAGTGTTGAAGTTGAACATACAAATGTCGGAAAATCTTTCGGTTATTACTGGTGGATAGATATTGAAAGGGATATTGTTTTTATGTATGGTCATGGCGGACAGTTTGTATTTATTGATTCCGGAAAAAATCTGATGGTGGTAATTACCTCCGAACCTAATACGCAAGGTAAATATATGTTTTCATTGGAGAAAAGTCTTGAGGTATTCGACATGATAAAAGAAACGATTTACGAATAA
- a CDS encoding AAA family ATPase → MSNKNINFLSIEVDYNNSVTTSDNPENFVRSVFRKTEGKNLHTMVKIVDPSPEYGFSEGSYELRLFLINDKDFEFLLTLNLTWSVYRAAYFNVTQIFNDLSLPEGEYALGIYNPDAPVKGTNNSLAHVNFSIVDLPETYLQCLDFELFGLYKKTKQKELDISNQNSQSCFDISDLDNICMIFGGSSRLDRDWKYELFARVYDSTGRIIQKMSNKSELCLTDEDENNNFINIIENIGEDSNFVWEKGNYKIEIDFLNEKMVVASFDVSDRDIESIYNKDMIFTDKRSAGSIVLPNNETNDTFEQINSLIGLNEVKETLQKYSDRVKYNINRKALGLPTKSFPLHAVFIGNPGTGKTTVAHMIGSAFRDLGLLSKGHVVFEERSTLIGQFYGSENERTLKALEKAKGGVLVIDEAYNLYTRHDPKDPGPRVLETLMTALADENDRDWMLILAGYPQPMSELLNSNQGLRSRIPNVYHFHDFNVDELMQIADKYCKNNKYTFTDEAKEALQLHVKRQYSIRDESFENGRFIINLLEKEIVPALAERVLKIPDADAVIYSTIERCDIPVLEIEGYENSIQKLNEMTGLNDLKKQIEDHLNFVKFVKARSSMGIHTTIPPLHMVFTGNPGTGKTTVANLIGKIYASMGVLSNGDVIKAERTTLVGKYIGDTESNMKAVLQSARGNVLFIDEAYNLFVGDEKGSNNDYGNRVIESLLTVLSQDEIDMIVILAGYPKEMDTMLSSNPGLKSRFPYTFNFEDYTAEELLQIGYSYIRKSGYDLSEGAKEALRASVNKAYSNRDEHFGNARFIVRLVSTQIIPNMSRRLMQMGEEAFKNKETLSTILAEDVPITSHEIASFTDMNIFDNEMINNALKRLDSLVGMNQIKECIHDFVKVARYQSEQGKDILYHIKYNWTFSGNTGTGKSTVAEIIAEIFKGMHLLKKGHVVELKAEQIYNVPDFLVEDILKSAIKRAENGLLFIDGDAPMFKNRDNFFDSDRLRHKLSLLTAESEDKMALVIAENEIGKTLVSSLINSGIQAFDYTLLFEDYNKDELMDILKILLNNEGYSFDEESEKHMQSYISCLCDEKSLDYANARTMTMLSQAIIRITQLRESEGNVDIKGVVIAEDVESFTWKGLNYSVGGRRKIGFH, encoded by the coding sequence ATGAGTAATAAAAACATTAATTTCCTTTCAATAGAAGTGGATTACAATAATTCTGTAACAACATCCGATAATCCGGAAAATTTTGTTAGAAGTGTATTTAGAAAAACCGAAGGAAAAAATCTTCATACGATGGTGAAGATTGTTGACCCTTCGCCCGAATATGGTTTCAGTGAAGGTTCGTACGAATTGCGGTTGTTTTTAATAAATGATAAGGATTTCGAATTTCTACTCACTTTAAACTTAACATGGTCTGTTTATAGAGCCGCATATTTTAATGTAACACAGATTTTCAATGATTTATCTCTCCCCGAAGGCGAATACGCTTTGGGTATTTATAATCCTGATGCTCCGGTTAAGGGAACAAATAACTCTTTAGCCCATGTAAATTTCAGCATTGTAGATTTGCCTGAAACATATTTACAATGTCTTGATTTCGAATTATTCGGGCTTTATAAAAAAACAAAACAAAAGGAACTGGATATTAGTAATCAAAATTCTCAAAGCTGTTTTGATATTTCCGATTTGGATAATATATGTATGATTTTTGGCGGAAGCAGTAGATTGGATAGAGATTGGAAATATGAACTTTTTGCTCGAGTATATGATTCGACCGGAAGAATAATTCAAAAGATGTCTAATAAATCCGAATTGTGCTTAACAGATGAAGATGAGAATAATAATTTTATAAATATTATTGAAAATATAGGGGAAGATTCGAATTTCGTTTGGGAAAAGGGAAATTATAAGATTGAAATAGATTTTCTGAATGAAAAGATGGTAGTTGCTTCGTTTGATGTTAGTGACAGAGATATTGAAAGTATCTACAATAAAGATATGATTTTTACGGATAAACGTTCTGCCGGAAGTATTGTTTTACCTAATAATGAAACAAATGATACTTTTGAACAGATCAATTCCTTAATAGGCTTGAATGAAGTAAAGGAAACCTTGCAAAAATACAGCGACAGAGTTAAGTATAATATAAATCGTAAAGCTCTTGGTTTGCCTACAAAAAGTTTCCCGCTTCATGCGGTATTTATCGGTAATCCGGGTACGGGAAAAACTACGGTAGCCCATATGATAGGGTCGGCATTCAGAGATTTGGGCTTGTTGAGTAAAGGTCATGTGGTTTTTGAAGAAAGAAGTACCCTGATAGGTCAGTTTTACGGTTCTGAAAATGAACGTACGCTCAAAGCTTTGGAAAAAGCAAAAGGCGGAGTATTGGTTATTGATGAAGCATACAATCTATATACTCGTCATGATCCGAAAGACCCGGGTCCGCGCGTGCTCGAAACTTTAATGACGGCTTTAGCTGATGAAAACGACCGTGACTGGATGCTTATTTTAGCGGGATATCCGCAACCTATGTCCGAGTTACTAAATTCAAATCAAGGGCTTAGATCCAGAATTCCTAATGTTTATCATTTTCATGATTTTAATGTCGATGAATTGATGCAAATTGCTGATAAATATTGTAAAAATAATAAATATACTTTTACCGATGAGGCGAAGGAAGCTTTACAATTACACGTAAAGCGCCAATATAGCATTCGTGATGAAAGTTTTGAAAACGGCAGATTTATTATTAATCTCTTGGAGAAGGAAATTGTTCCTGCCCTTGCAGAACGAGTTCTCAAGATTCCAGATGCGGATGCGGTTATTTATTCTACAATTGAAAGGTGCGATATTCCTGTTCTGGAAATTGAAGGTTATGAAAATTCAATTCAAAAACTTAATGAAATGACAGGTTTGAATGATTTGAAAAAACAAATAGAAGACCATTTGAACTTTGTAAAGTTTGTTAAGGCTCGCTCTTCGATGGGAATTCATACGACGATTCCGCCGCTACACATGGTTTTCACCGGAAATCCGGGAACAGGAAAAACTACAGTTGCCAATTTGATAGGAAAAATTTACGCTTCTATGGGAGTTTTATCTAATGGCGATGTAATAAAGGCTGAACGTACGACTTTAGTAGGAAAATATATCGGTGATACCGAATCAAATATGAAAGCTGTGTTACAAAGCGCAAGAGGTAATGTTCTTTTTATTGACGAAGCATACAATCTTTTTGTGGGCGATGAAAAAGGGTCGAATAATGATTACGGTAATCGTGTTATCGAGTCGTTACTAACCGTTTTATCTCAGGATGAAATAGATATGATTGTAATTCTCGCCGGATATCCTAAAGAAATGGATACAATGCTCAGCAGTAATCCCGGTTTGAAATCAAGATTTCCGTACACCTTCAATTTCGAAGATTATACTGCGGAAGAATTACTGCAGATAGGTTATTCCTACATTAGGAAAAGCGGCTATGATCTTTCCGAAGGCGCAAAAGAAGCATTAAGAGCCAGTGTAAACAAAGCTTATTCAAATCGTGACGAACATTTCGGAAATGCACGTTTTATCGTACGCTTGGTTTCAACACAGATAATTCCGAATATGAGTCGCCGACTTATGCAAATGGGCGAGGAAGCATTTAAAAATAAGGAAACGCTTTCTACGATTTTAGCGGAAGATGTGCCGATAACTTCCCATGAAATTGCTTCTTTTACAGATATGAATATTTTTGATAATGAAATGATTAATAATGCATTGAAAAGATTGGATTCTTTGGTTGGAATGAATCAAATAAAAGAATGTATTCATGATTTTGTTAAAGTTGCCCGCTATCAAAGTGAACAAGGTAAAGATATTTTGTATCATATAAAATATAATTGGACTTTCTCCGGAAATACCGGTACCGGTAAAAGCACTGTAGCCGAGATTATTGCTGAAATCTTCAAAGGCATGCACTTATTGAAAAAAGGTCATGTTGTCGAATTAAAAGCTGAACAAATTTACAACGTTCCCGATTTTCTTGTCGAAGATATTTTAAAGAGTGCGATTAAGCGCGCCGAAAACGGATTGCTCTTCATTGATGGTGACGCACCGATGTTTAAAAACAGGGATAATTTCTTCGATAGCGACAGGCTGCGTCATAAATTATCTTTGCTTACTGCGGAATCCGAAGATAAGATGGCTTTGGTTATTGCAGAAAATGAAATTGGTAAAACTTTGGTAAGCAGTTTAATTAACAGCGGTATTCAGGCTTTTGATTATACTCTATTGTTCGAAGATTATAATAAAGACGAATTAATGGATATTTTAAAGATTTTGCTCAACAATGAAGGTTATTCTTTTGATGAGGAATCCGAGAAACATATGCAATCTTATATTTCCTGTTTATGCGATGAGAAGAGTTTGGATTATGCAAATGCTCGGACAATGACAATGCTTTCACAAGCTATTATCAGGATTACACAGTTGAGGGAAAGTGAAGGAAATGTTGATATTAAGGGTGTTGTTATTGCTGAAGATGTGGAGAGCTTTACCTGGAAAGGCCTGAATTATTCGGTTGGCGGCAGAAGGAAAATAGGTTTCCATTAA
- a CDS encoding tetratricopeptide repeat protein, giving the protein MKKLFLIIFLIGCISNIFAQNIEFDSQNFPDKKIRKEALNLIKKGNKYYNAKSPDYQEALNYFRQAYEINPNNAELNYKIGKCIQKKDKKNGLKYFGSANYLFKSAKADLNMIQDNMLLYAQSLQYNYKFDSAVIMFNNWLDLINNNKIENHEQPELIHKFISQCKVGDSLMRYPTRYIINRLDETVNSDYFDFSPVSYYDTLAFNSNRPVENQKIKKNKSAISNIYISTKQSDETFSEAKLIGKPFFSLYNDLITDISPDGKYILVSRNGDIYYSMRDENNEWSEMNYLGSDINTSSMEVYASFSKDMLFIYFASNCEGGYGGFDIYRADLIILRNGDLRCVNKQNLGENINSKYDEISISFSNYNNNMYIASNGEKSMGGFDIFKSFPEANNWSPLINMGYPLNSTDDEMHFIRSASSSNAYFTRSDENYNAGIYSVDIVDVENIVLIKEFETVPRHTSLQDDNQVFGFEDEVKISSYVMCLVKGYVKDAENLSPLSLRIDVMDNKTLNIVASFETHPSNGMYSISLPSGTNYGLILKDSVYMFCSQEIQIPGTSVYKVINEDIYIPKTSQDRFILLENISFLKGTDRFNSEKSQGELFRIFKVLEENSYLNIEIIGKFSYTSKILAYLVRNGIAQERITYKPPLTGMNDNITVRFFK; this is encoded by the coding sequence ATGAAGAAGCTTTTCTTAATAATATTTTTAATTGGCTGCATATCAAATATTTTCGCGCAGAATATTGAATTCGACAGTCAAAACTTTCCCGACAAAAAAATACGTAAAGAAGCATTAAATCTTATTAAGAAAGGAAATAAATATTATAATGCAAAATCTCCTGATTATCAAGAGGCTTTAAATTATTTCAGGCAAGCATATGAAATCAACCCGAACAATGCCGAACTTAATTATAAAATAGGAAAATGTATTCAGAAGAAAGATAAGAAAAATGGGTTAAAATACTTCGGATCCGCTAATTACTTATTTAAAAGCGCAAAAGCCGATTTAAACATGATTCAGGATAATATGTTGCTTTATGCTCAATCATTGCAATATAACTATAAATTTGATTCTGCAGTGATTATGTTCAATAATTGGCTTGATCTGATCAATAATAATAAAATTGAGAATCATGAACAACCTGAGCTCATTCATAAGTTTATTTCTCAATGTAAGGTCGGCGACAGCTTGATGAGGTATCCCACACGTTATATTATTAATAGACTGGATGAAACGGTTAATAGTGACTATTTTGACTTCTCTCCGGTTTCTTATTACGATACTTTAGCCTTTAATTCTAACAGACCTGTTGAAAATCAAAAGATAAAGAAAAACAAATCGGCTATAAGTAATATTTATATTAGCACAAAACAATCCGACGAAACATTTTCGGAAGCGAAACTTATAGGAAAACCTTTTTTTTCTTTGTATAATGATTTGATTACAGATATTTCTCCCGACGGCAAATATATTCTGGTTTCTCGTAACGGAGATATTTATTACTCAATGCGTGATGAAAATAATGAATGGTCGGAAATGAATTATCTGGGAAGTGATATAAATACAAGTAGCATGGAGGTTTATGCTTCGTTTTCAAAGGATATGCTTTTTATTTATTTTGCCAGTAATTGCGAAGGTGGTTACGGCGGGTTTGATATTTATCGTGCGGATCTTATTATCTTGCGAAACGGAGACCTACGCTGTGTCAACAAACAAAATCTCGGAGAGAATATCAATTCGAAATATGATGAAATCTCCATTTCATTCTCCAATTACAATAATAACATGTACATTGCTTCAAACGGAGAAAAATCAATGGGAGGTTTCGATATTTTTAAATCATTTCCGGAGGCAAATAATTGGTCGCCATTAATTAACATGGGCTATCCTTTAAATAGTACCGATGATGAGATGCATTTTATCAGGTCAGCTTCAAGCAGCAATGCCTACTTCACGAGATCTGATGAGAATTACAATGCGGGTATTTATTCCGTTGATATTGTTGATGTTGAAAATATTGTTTTAATAAAGGAATTTGAAACTGTTCCGCGGCATACATCTTTACAAGACGATAATCAGGTATTCGGATTTGAAGATGAAGTAAAAATAAGCTCTTATGTAATGTGCTTAGTAAAGGGATATGTAAAAGATGCCGAAAACCTGTCGCCATTATCTCTTAGAATTGATGTAATGGATAACAAAACACTTAACATTGTTGCATCTTTCGAAACTCATCCTTCAAACGGAATGTATTCCATATCACTTCCTTCGGGAACAAATTACGGATTGATTCTTAAAGACAGCGTTTATATGTTTTGTTCTCAAGAAATTCAAATTCCGGGAACATCGGTTTATAAAGTTATTAATGAAGATATATATATTCCCAAAACAAGTCAGGATAGATTTATACTTTTAGAGAATATTTCATTTCTTAAAGGTACCGACAGATTTAACAGTGAAAAATCTCAGGGAGAATTATTTCGGATCTTTAAGGTTCTGGAAGAAAATTCTTATCTGAATATAGAAATCATCGGTAAATTTTCATATACATCAAAAATCTTAGCTTATCTTGTCAGAAACGGAATTGCGCAAGAAAGAATTACATATAAACCGCCATTAACAGGAATGAACGATAATATTACAGTACGATTTTTCAAATAA
- a CDS encoding tetratricopeptide repeat protein — translation MPKRVLKLLIIIFLAIQSNLLTSQNAIFAFENYNKGVSLFKIYEYDSAIYYFNEAIRLKPDLNKAYYNLAVTYYTKTDYANSIVVMNSYLQSIKNNNKAYYLKARAFHLMNEIDSAFYNYDKAISVGNNLPQASFYKGLILYERNDYSTALNYFNSAISLDNQKGIYFYNRALTYDKLQEYDKAIENYLLALEFLNDDVEIINNLGYCYFKNNNSKDAIKYLKEALQLDPNYISAYNNLGLLYLSMDNFNEAISYFSTALGIENNNLILMNNIGVAYYKLGYFDKALKEFNNIINRDDTDKTAYFNRGNVKEFLLNIEGACDDWQKALLLGIDENIIPLNLCK, via the coding sequence ATGCCGAAGCGTGTATTGAAATTGCTGATAATTATTTTTTTGGCAATTCAATCAAACCTATTGACATCACAAAATGCAATTTTTGCATTTGAAAATTATAATAAGGGGGTAAGTTTATTCAAGATTTACGAGTATGACTCGGCAATCTATTATTTCAATGAAGCAATTAGATTGAAACCCGATTTGAATAAAGCTTATTACAATTTAGCTGTAACTTATTATACTAAAACGGATTATGCGAATAGTATAGTTGTAATGAACTCATACCTCCAATCTATTAAGAATAATAACAAGGCTTATTATCTTAAAGCTCGTGCATTTCATTTGATGAATGAAATAGATTCGGCATTTTATAATTATGATAAAGCAATCTCGGTAGGAAATAATTTACCGCAGGCATCTTTTTATAAAGGCTTAATATTATACGAAAGAAATGATTATTCTACGGCATTGAACTATTTTAATTCGGCAATTTCCCTTGATAATCAGAAAGGTATTTATTTTTATAACAGAGCATTAACATACGATAAATTGCAAGAATATGATAAGGCAATTGAAAATTATCTGTTGGCTTTGGAATTTCTTAATGATGATGTTGAAATAATTAATAATCTCGGTTATTGTTATTTTAAGAATAATAATTCAAAAGATGCTATTAAGTATTTGAAGGAAGCTTTGCAATTAGATCCTAATTATATTTCGGCTTATAATAATCTGGGATTGTTATATTTGAGTATGGATAATTTCAATGAAGCAATCTCATATTTCTCTACAGCTTTAGGAATAGAAAATAATAACTTAATATTAATGAATAATATAGGCGTTGCATATTATAAACTCGGTTATTTTGATAAAGCATTAAAAGAGTTTAATAATATTATTAATCGGGACGATACCGATAAAACGGCATATTTCAATAGAGGAAACGTTAAGGAGTTTCTTTTAAATATTGAAGGAGCCTGCGATGATTGGCAAAAAGCCTTGTTATTGGGAATTGATGAAAATATTATACCTTTAAATCTTTGTAAATAG